A region of the Meiothermus sp. Pnk-1 genome:
CGCCGAGGCCCTCAGGCAGGCCGCCGAGCGCTTCGCCCTGGCCTTCCGCGAGCAGGGGGTGGCCCTGGAGCTGGAGCTACCCGCGCAACTGCCCGCCGTCCGAGCCGACCCCGAACGCCTCCAGCAGGTGCTATCCAACCTGCTCTCCAACGCCCTGCGCCACACCCCGCCCGGCGGGGAGGTGGGGCTGAAGGCCGAGCCAGCGCGGGGCGGGGTGCGCTTCAGCGTGCGCGACACTGGCCCCGGCATACCCCCCGAGCACCAGGCGCGGGTCTTCGAGCGCTTCTACCGCGTGGACCCGGCCCGCAGCCGCCAGGAGGGCGGGAGCGGGGTGGGCCTGACGGTTGCACGGGGCCTGGTCGAGGCCATGGGGGGCAACATGGGCCTCGAGAGCGAGGTCGGGCACGGCAGCACCTTCTGGTTCACGCTGCCGCCAGCCCGGTCCTGAGCCCTGTCGCGCTCTTCCTCGCGCTGCGCCTGATCCGGTGGGAAGGGGCGCCCTAAAGCGTCATGAAGGGCTCGAGCCGCTCTTTGACGAGGGCCAGCACCCGGTAGGGCTGGGTCTTGGGGCCGGGCATCCCCGGCGTGCCCGAGGGCATGCCCGGCAGGGCGATCCCGTCGATCCTGGGCCGCTCGCGCAGCAGCTTCTGGAGGGCGGCCAGCGGAACGTGCCCCTCCACCGTGTAGCCCGCGAGGCGCATGGTGTGGCAGCTCTGGGCCTCGGGCGGGATCCCGTAGCGGCGCTTGAGGGGGCTGAGGTCGTCCTGCAGCACCACCTTCACCAGGGCGCCCTGTGCCTGGAGGAACTTCACGTACTCCCCGCAACAGCCGCAGGTGGGCGACTTGTAGAGGGTGGCCTCGAGGCCCTTCAGGGCACTCCCCTGCTGCGCCAGGGCTCCGCCGGCCAGGCCCAGGGCGAGGCCGCCGAGCATCTTCAGCGCTCGTCTTCGGTCGGGTGTGTCCTGAAAATAGGCAAACAGCCTAAACTGTTGGAATGAGCGAAATACGGGAACG
Encoded here:
- a CDS encoding DUF411 domain-containing protein, whose amino-acid sequence is MLGGLALGLAGGALAQQGSALKGLEATLYKSPTCGCCGEYVKFLQAQGALVKVVLQDDLSPLKRRYGIPPEAQSCHTMRLAGYTVEGHVPLAALQKLLRERPRIDGIALPGMPSGTPGMPGPKTQPYRVLALVKERLEPFMTL